CTCGATACGCTGGTGCGCATTTATGACCGCGCGGAGCAGGTCTTGCTCGATCCGCGCATGCGCGAGCAATACATCGGCAAGCTCAGCCAGAGCACGTTTTCGCCCGAGAAGCCCTCGGTCGCTGCCGAGCAAATCTATCGCGACGCCATCGCGCTGATAGGTCGCAGGCAGTGGCCGGCGGCCATCGAGAAGTTGACCGAGGCGATCGCGCTGGCGCCGGTCGAGGCGGACTATCATGCCGAGCTCGGACATGCCTATTTTGAAGCGGGCGGCGAGTCGAGCGCCGCGGCGGCCTTGGCGCGGCCGCACCTCGAGCAGGCGCTCTCGATCGCGCCGGATCACGCGCGGGCCCATGCCTGGCTGGGGCGCATGTTGCAGGTCATCGGTGGCGATTTACTGGTTTCGATTTTTCACTTTGAGCGCTCGCTGACTATTGCGCCGACGTTTCATCCCGCCGCGACGTGGCTTGCGCATGCCATCGTCTCGCAGTTTGAAAAAACGTCGATCCCGCTGCGGCTGACCGCGTTGGCGGGCCAGCTGGCGGTCGGCGCGCCTGTGTCGGCCGCCGAGGTGTGGGCGGCGCTGGGTTCATGGCAGCTCGATGTTGGCATGGATGTCGATGGTGCGCGGGCCTCATTTACCTCGGCGCTGACGCTCGTGCCCAACCATGGCATGGCGCAGGCGCTGATCGCGCAGATCGAGAAAGAGGGTGGGGCAGGGTTTGTCGCCACCTGGCGCGAGGCGCGCGAGACGTGGGCCGCACAAGGGTTTGCCGCTGCCACCGCCAAGCGCCTGGTCGCGGTCGCCGCCTCGCATGAGCAACACGATGCCACTTTTCTTGCCGCGGCCGCGGCCTCGGTGGTCGGCAATGACGAGGCCGACGTGGGGGCCGCCTTGCAGCGGCTGCGCCCGAAATACATTATCCGCGCCAATGCGGAGCTCGGGGAGTCGCACGTACGGCGCCTGGCACACGGCGACGACACGCTGCAGCTAGATGAGTTGATGAACCTGCTCGCGCCAGTGGTCGAGGCCTTGGCGCCGCTAACCCCCAAAGATCTCGGCATCGCGGGCTCGGAGCCAGCCACCGAGCAGGGCCTATCCGCCAACTTGCTGCGCGTGCGCGATTACGTCGCCGGCTGGATGGGCGCCGGGGCGATGCCAATATTTATCGTGCCGTCGCTCGGACGCGAGATTATCATGGCTGGACTGCATCGACCGGCCTTGCTGGTTGGGCCGGCTTCAAACAGCGACGAGGCCGATCGATATGAGCTGGTCTTTCGCTTTGCGCGCGCGCTTTCGTACCGCTCGCCGGCGCGGCACGTGGGGGGATCGCGCAGCGGTCGCGTGTTGCGCGAGGCGCTGATCGCCGCCCTGCTGATCGGCGAACCCTCGCTCATCGACGCGCTTGGCGTGACGCCGCAGCGGGCGCAGGTGTTGGCGACGGCCATGGGCGTGCTCGCGCCGGCCTTGCAGCGAGATGCCGGCAACCTCGCGACGCGCCTGATCGCTCAGAACGAAACCCTCAACATGTCGGCTTGGTCGAAATCGCTCAGCCACACCGCCAACCGCATTGGCGTCATCGCCTGCGGCGACCTCCACGTCGCCAAGGCCGTGGTGCCGGCGGCTGAGTTGCCGGATTTGTTGCAGTTTTGGCTGTCTCCAGAACACCTGGCGTTGCGCGCCGAACTCGGCCTGAGCATTGATGGCTAAACAGAAACGCATTGAGTGGGTATCTTGCGGTGTACGGCTTCGCGAGCCTCGTTACATCCAGACGGATGCGCCTCGGCATCGCTGCAGGCGTGCACCGCAATCTCCTCCACCCACTGCGTTCTGTTCTCCGCCCTTTGGGTCTTAGATTGTGCGTTTTTGGCTACGATGTGGCGGGCCGTGAGTATGCTAGGGTTGGTGCGATGACGGTCCCCGGCCCAGACGCACCGAGCCCCGAGGCGCCGCGAGATGGCTCGTCGCCGCTGCCGCGAGACGTCGTGCGGGACCAGGCGTTTGACCTCGGGTACGCGCTGCGCAAGAACCGCTGGGGTGCGGGTGCACTTGCCCTTGCGCTCGTCGCGCTCCTGGTCGCCATCATCGTGCAGCCGGGCATTTGGCAGTCGCCTGATTGGCGCTACGTCGCGCCGCCCGCGGCGCTGGCGGTGTTGGCCGGCATGGCGGCCATCTTGCGGCGCGAGCCGCGTTGGCAATTTGCGGTTGCCGCGTTCGCCGTTGCCGGCAGCGCCATGGTGCTCGGCTGGGTACTAATTGTGGTCGGGATCCTGCTTGGTTTTTTTATCGCCCTAGCCATACTTCACGAGGTGTTCTAGCTATGACCGCATCAAGCCGCCCCGGAACCGACACGGAAGAAGCCAAGTTCATCTACGACTGGAATGCGGCGGAAAAACACGCGTCGCTGTCACCGCGCCATACCATTTCATTTCTCGACGAAACCCTGCGCGACGGCATTCAGTCGCCCTCGGTGGTCGATCCCAGCATCGACGACAAGGTGCGCTTTGTCGAGCTGACCGCGGCGCTCGGCATCGACTTTATGGACATCGGCCTACCCGGCGCGGGCCGACGCGCGGTCGAAGATTGCACGGTGATCGCCCAGCATATCAAAGATGCCAAGCTCGCGGTGAGGCCGGCCTGCGCCGCGCGCACCCACGCCAACGACATTCAGGCCGTCATCGACATCTCGCAGGCGGTGGGCATCGAGATCGAGGTCTTGTGCTTCATCGGCTCGTCGCCAATTCGCCAGTATGCGGAAAATTGGGATGTTGAGCGCATGCTCAAGCTTTCGGCCGATGCCATCGATTTGGCGCGGCGCTACAACCTGCCGGTTGGCTATGTCACCGAGGACACCACGCGGTCGCGGCCCGACGTGCTCGGGAAGCTGTTCACCAATGCGGTCGAACATGGCGCGTCGCGCTTGGTGGTATGTGACACCGTCGGCCACGCCACGCCCGACGGCATCAAGAATTTGCTCAAGTTCACGCAAAATTTACTCGATGGCATGGGCCGCAGCGACGTCGGCATCGACTGGCACGGCCATAACGACCGCGGCCTCGGTGTGGTCAATACGATTTTTGCGATTGAGTACGGCGCGAGCCGCGTCCATGGCACTGCGCTTGGCATCGGCGAGCGCGTTGGCAATGCCGCGCTCGATCAGGTGCTGCTCAACCTCAAGCTGCTCGGGGAGCTGCCGGAACACGATCTCTCCAAGTTGCTGCTTTGGTGCAAGCTGGCGTCGACGGCGACCCATGTGCCGATCCACCCGCAATATCCACTGGCCGGCGCCGACGCCTTTCGCACCGCCACCGGCGTCCATGCCGCCGCCATCATCAAGGCCGAAACCAAGGGCGACGCGTGGTTGGCCGACCGCATCTATTCCGGCGTGCCCGCCGGGCTTTTTGGCAAAGAACAAGAAATTGAAATCGGCCACTATTCCGGCGAATCCAACGTCGTGTATTGGCTCAAAAAGCGCGGCTTCGCGGCGACACCGGCGCTCGTTGCCACGGTCTTAGCCGAGGCCAAGCGCGGCAACCGCGTGCTCACCAACGACGAAGTCCTCGCGCTCGTTAAGGCGTAGCCGCGGGCCAACGCTCCTCAGTTCTTCCGCGCAAAGTCGGCGAGAAACTGCACCAGCGTAGCTACGGTTTCGAGCGGCATGGCGTTGTAGATGCTGGCGCGCATGCCACCGGCTGAGCGATGGCCTGCGAGATACACAAATCCGGCGGCGGTCGCCTCCGCGAGAAGCTTGGCGTCGAGCTCGGGCGTGGCGCAACGAAACGTCACGTTCATTTGTGAGCGGCTG
The genomic region above belongs to Myxococcales bacterium and contains:
- a CDS encoding response regulator; the encoded protein is MSVRIYVIDDEVASLDALKDLLAEALASANISHVLRAFTDGEAGLAAAAEEPPHIVITDLLMPRFDGFRVCKGLRAMSSGAEIELFAVSGIYRTNAVREKVNRDYQASFFAKPAELRELTKAVLEAATRFHGVASRGAAGGASGSKPASASPAVMHAMQPPTMVGRASPAVIAAAAAAARSTKDKDVSSGDLSDRGLPSILLDLSDRKATGRLSLRRGAQVKSIDLSGGQIVAIHSSSREETLGQFLLDRNVINETQYKKTLADIAKTQRRAGEVLVALGILSLEQLTDQLLQQLHFKLAQVMRWPQAQWRFDANAPVDDGDGMRVGLAGAVMRALRDTASGVLERMSQKANVACDINERGRSLLSEIGGTFGFALADALAKPFVIGEVLAKRGEPGAQAIDALVMVDGLQVAQPLELMALRSLAASAGRTRAHSDPPLMVASPQAFNPPSSVPGRTLPKITAPNDAVDKGWEDNQSTLNVRLGSEEAGVIHAEPTAKRSALADEQMRRELHEEVRRTAGLDFFHVVELPWNASQDELVAALATKRKQFSRLRYRAVPLGADQGKLDTLVRIYDRAEQVLLDPRMREQYIGKLSQSTFSPEKPSVAAEQIYRDAIALIGRRQWPAAIEKLTEAIALAPVEADYHAELGHAYFEAGGESSAAAALARPHLEQALSIAPDHARAHAWLGRMLQVIGGDLLVSIFHFERSLTIAPTFHPAATWLAHAIVSQFEKTSIPLRLTALAGQLAVGAPVSAAEVWAALGSWQLDVGMDVDGARASFTSALTLVPNHGMAQALIAQIEKEGGAGFVATWREARETWAAQGFAAATAKRLVAVAASHEQHDATFLAAAAASVVGNDEADVGAALQRLRPKYIIRANAELGESHVRRLAHGDDTLQLDELMNLLAPVVEALAPLTPKDLGIAGSEPATEQGLSANLLRVRDYVAGWMGAGAMPIFIVPSLGREIIMAGLHRPALLVGPASNSDEADRYELVFRFARALSYRSPARHVGGSRSGRVLREALIAALLIGEPSLIDALGVTPQRAQVLATAMGVLAPALQRDAGNLATRLIAQNETLNMSAWSKSLSHTANRIGVIACGDLHVAKAVVPAAELPDLLQFWLSPEHLALRAELGLSIDG
- a CDS encoding 2-isopropylmalate synthase gives rise to the protein MTASSRPGTDTEEAKFIYDWNAAEKHASLSPRHTISFLDETLRDGIQSPSVVDPSIDDKVRFVELTAALGIDFMDIGLPGAGRRAVEDCTVIAQHIKDAKLAVRPACAARTHANDIQAVIDISQAVGIEIEVLCFIGSSPIRQYAENWDVERMLKLSADAIDLARRYNLPVGYVTEDTTRSRPDVLGKLFTNAVEHGASRLVVCDTVGHATPDGIKNLLKFTQNLLDGMGRSDVGIDWHGHNDRGLGVVNTIFAIEYGASRVHGTALGIGERVGNAALDQVLLNLKLLGELPEHDLSKLLLWCKLASTATHVPIHPQYPLAGADAFRTATGVHAAAIIKAETKGDAWLADRIYSGVPAGLFGKEQEIEIGHYSGESNVVYWLKKRGFAATPALVATVLAEAKRGNRVLTNDEVLALVKA